CACCATATCCATTGAATGAGATAAGACAACTCCGACCCGATAAACTActtttttccggatttaagaGATCCGTCACATTAAAAAGTAAACATAACTGAAATTACAGGAAAGTGTTAGATGCAAATATCAGTGTTAGCCCTTTTTCAGTCTTCTCTAACTCGAACtaaattataacaataaaCCATTGACTAGAAGAAATCTTATGCATGCACTGAAAGCACTGGGAACCACATATTCCATTGGACATAGATGAGGGGGAAATAAATGCCTTACCCATACCAACTCCCCTACAACTTACCTCTCCCcctccaaaaataaaagataataaagaaataaagaaaaaaaaacaaaatacagaTAATATTTTACCAGTCAGATCCTCCATATTTGTCGGTTTCACATCAACTATATTGAAACTTTGATTGCTTATTTCCAAGTTCCAAAGATTTATTCGCAGATCATCAGCTGATATAAATGTCTCACCATCACTGCAGAAAATAACAAGTACAAACAAATTGTACATTTTAACAACATAATGAATCGGAGAAAAACGGATATACAATGTAACCACATTCCAGTTCCACAGAGTCAAAATATGTTCAGCATCCACAGCATTTAGAGGTTGAGGTTACAGCTTAAACGTGTAATCATGTGGCAAATGAAGggaaataaatttcaaaatcagaAATGCATTACttatatttactaaattatGTATCTGAAAAAGTTAAAGAAGTCAAAATGAATCAGTCACATATATATTGTTAATATAATAAGATTATGTAAATAACATACTATTTTCaccattttcatcaaataagCCTTCTCAGAGTAAGATGATTCACATTTTAAATGGGTAATGAGACGCGTCATATCTTTTCATATTCCTATGGTTTATGAATTATCTCAAAGCTGCTATTGTACAAATATTCTAACAAactgatactccctccgtcccgctttagcagtcccattgacttttctgccctcttgttgtaaaaatgataaaaaaatagttaaagaagagaaatggtaaattaagagagagaataatatagagaagagtcttatgtacattattgtctctcttactttaccatttctccactttaactattttttatcatttttacaaaaagagggcagaaaagtcaatgggactgctaaagcgggacggagggagtatcttttcAGAAAAGGCATATCTATCTCTCTCAGTTATGTTACTAATTTCTTTACATGAAATTGTCCTAACTATTCTACTTCTAGGATGAGCATGCAAAAGAATATGTGCAGCAAACTGTGAACATTGTCAGATTTCTGCAAAGAGACTTCAACTGtcgaagaaaaaaataaaggtttCCAACCTGTTATTTGAGATAGAATTGATATGGTAATCGTGTGCATGAGCATATACTCTCCTGCATCTTGCAAGAAGATTGGTCTCACCACTTGTGACCTACAATTGTCAAAGGTCATAGGAAAACTCAGTCAGCATTTGGAGGTGGATGATCTGTCCATAAAAGTATGAATGCAATGTGGTACTACGACTGATAAGTCCACCCTTGAAAAATATTCATCAATAAGGATCCACCAATCAACAATGATCTGTTTAAAAAGGTCGTTATGAAATGATTCACAAGCATACCACAAAACCAGATCAAGTACATGTAAAGGAGACATGATCATATATAACTAAAAGGGGGAACAAATtgatagttttaaaaaataatgttcaACAGAGCACATCAAAAAGTAAAGAATTTTAATGGAATCCCTAATGCCACTGGTATAACTCTAGATGAGTTAAGTACAACTACCACTGGCAATCGTAGAGAGGGGAGCCCCCCAGGTGGAAAGGACAACTCATTGCTCAAAGAATTGTAAGAAGGATCTGAACAGTCGCCGTTAGCAAGAAATTTTTTGGAACTAGAAGAGACACTAGAACTTGCAATACCACCGTTTCCAGCAGCTTTACCCGAGTCTACATTTATTTCTGaaattttcttcatcttcttctcttgGACCTGTTAGGGTAAGgcaaagaaattaaaataatgcaacaaaaattacaaaatataagtTACTAATGTCTATATTGGAATAAGAATCATCCAGGCTTACATACAATCAATTCAACCAAGATACAAGCCTGAGAGAAGAAAGTTGAGAGGTCCTAGGGTAGGGAGAAGGAATCTTCAATATTAAACACCATGATTATTGTTCAAGGTTCggtatatatttaattctcaTAGAAAAATATCCAAATCTTCAATCTTTGTTCCTTTTTCCTTGAGCTTTAATAACCAATTTAGACACAACACCAAGAAAAGTCTAACAAAAGATCCAAACCAATATCTATACAAGAAACTCAGCAAACAAAAGGCTGCATTAGATATTAgcaaaaaatgattataaatgAAACCGTGAATTTTAAGACTCACTCACCTTCCAAAACTTAATGGTTTTGTCATTAGTTGACAGGAGAAAGACGGCACCATTGGCTGTCTGGCACCACCTGATCTTGTTGATTTTCTCCTCAATCTCCAAACTCTTTAGATAGTCAAActgaagaaaaatatatgtatgcatAAGTTATAATGATTAAGAAGTCCTTTcaggataaaaaaaagttaaaaaaaggAAGCAAGAATGAGATGCTTATTTGCTACACACACAtttaaaaacagaaaattcaCTAATTCAATCAAATGTTCAAGACCCAtaatttgaagaaggaaaCTATTTATATTCGCATGAGTAAGGTGTAGAACGAAACAACGGAAGaattgttgaaaaataaaataaatacctCAGGTTCGTGACATTTAAAAGCAGAAAACtcacaatataattaaatgctCAAGACCCATAATTTGAAAAGGAAACTATTTATAATCGCATGAGTAAGGTGTAAAGCGAAACAACAGGAAGAAGTgttgaaaatcaaataaataccTCGGGTTCGTGACTCTGAAATTCAGTTTTGTAACGAAACTCTGGGTGTCGAGAGACTTGGTAGTCCATCTTCTCTAAATCTCTTCGATTTCCACCATGCtgaaaattagatttattaaagAGCAAAAAAGTTAAGTCAAGAATTCAGCATATCAACATAAAGAATCTTTTAAGTCCCACAGCCTCACTTCTTTTGCATCAGTCCTTTCAAATAAAACCACCCTTCCACCACGATCACCAGTAGCCAGATGGTCGCCACTTTTATCAAACTCAATGGCAGAGATGATATCCACTGCAACAAGAAACAATTAGATGTTAAGACACAGCCGTCAGACAAGAGACAAAAATAGGAAAGCACACATCCGAATACTGTACGTCGTTACCagtaaattcattttttataatagagaTAATTATTAATCCTATTTGTATCTCTTGGTAATGTAGCATATAGccataaaagaagaaaatctGGTAAATAACTTGGGGCAAATTAAGAAGCTGATCAacatatttgattataaaatttgagtacATCTCAAATATCAGGCTTACCATGATGTAGTACGAGTTgagaaaaatatacaaataaacaGAAGTAATTCAAAGGCAGAGGTGACATGCACATTGCACAACAAGTTTGGTCTAAGTTTAAAAACTACTactaaaagtaaaaagtaagaTTAAGCAATGTTGATGCAGGACTAGCATATTTGACAAACTAATAAGCTCTTTAGAAGACTCAATCAGCATGCTTGAAGTTTTATCACAAGAAATCCTCTTAAGCCCAAATTATTCATGTTTCAAATCTCAGATAACTAATATTCATCAGCTAATCTGAGTTCTGACGAGAATTAGCattgcaaattttttttattattattttattaaaacaatcatgacaactaataataatagtaatatttagcATTGCATAGTTATCATTCATCAGCCAACTCATTCTCTAGCCCTTTCATTCACATCAAACTGCTCCTCGAATCAGAGTTCTAGTCAAGCATCATCCAATGTGTGTGTTGCATGTTGCCACATGGACAAGAACCTAATTCCACAACgtttaataaatgaagtaaccAAGAAAAAGAGATAAAGTTCTCTTTTACTTGGGaacaactcatttttcttttggtaTTTGGTCCTAATGTAATATGCCACCATGTAACATGGTTAATGCTGCATGCCATGCAGATATGcagaatttcaaattaatccAAAGAGGCCACCCTAAACTTGGAAGGCCTTGATCATTTCAACTCATCGAATATTGTGGATATAGTGAAGTGCGTATTTCATGCCTTGGCTGCAATTTATGCCTTAAGGAATATTGGAAAAAAGAACTCCAGTACAGATGTTGGAATCACTTTAGTCAACCAAACAAAAGCCAGCACCGCTAGAACAGTAGACAGCACATATTCAACCCCCAGAGCACATTTACATATGTACCTATATCTAAAGCATGCCTCCCTCCAATACCCCATAAATATAGATGCTTGCATTGGGGCTGCTGAGTTGGACATTCGGCAGAACTTCCACTTTAAAAAAGGGATATCAAACAAAGATTACAACGATATATAGTTCTAAACCCACAGCGTAGAATTTCTTCGAAAAGCATGTAAGTGAGAAACGACACAAGCATACTAACACTGAACTCAATTCACCTCACTTAAACATTAATTCTTCTCGAGCAATTAATTATCAAACTGCCACACAGATCAATCACAAAAACCCAACCAATTACCAATATTTCCTGCTAAATCAAGTAACTAAACGGGTAGTGACAGATCAAATTCACATAAACCAAAACCCTAACAACAAGATCCGACCCCAAAGCAAACAAAAAACTCTTGTattcatcaaattatatttttttaccttCCTGTACTTCTTCGCCGGCGGCTCGCTCACCAAAGACCTGAGAGAATTTCCATTCCAGCGGCGTAGGTGGACCGGCCGCAGCTGATGCCACCTCTCCACCATCACCACTGTCCATTCTTACCCCACAATCGACACAAAACAGAACGCAATCTACAAAATCGAAATAACAAACAACAGCTGAAATCTCTTCTCCCTCCGATTTTCACTTCATTGAGAAATCATGAAACGCGATTTAGAGCTGAGAGATTGAGGGAGATCGGAGCAGCAACAGCGGAAATTTGGATTCAGATTCGGCCATTTTCCAGAGTATGTTGATATGCAGCATCGATTAGTACAATAAAAATGGAGGATTCAGATTTCCCAATGTATATGTTCATGTGTATGTATGTATACACTGTGGGGAGAAATTTGGGAACTTAAATTTGCTTTTCGATGTATTCtgcttcaattattttaatttctgcgAAAGCACTCTCTATCTCTATTCGGATTTTTACCATTATTTAATGTGAAA
The nucleotide sequence above comes from Salvia hispanica cultivar TCC Black 2014 chromosome 5, UniMelb_Shisp_WGS_1.0, whole genome shotgun sequence. Encoded proteins:
- the LOC125189097 gene encoding serine/threonine protein phosphatase 2A 55 kDa regulatory subunit B beta isoform isoform X4, which produces MDSGDGGEVASAAAGPPTPLEWKFSQVFGERAAGEEVQEVDIISAIEFDKSGDHLATGDRGGRVVLFERTDAKEHGGNRRDLEKMDYQVSRHPEFRYKTEFQSHEPEFDYLKSLEIEEKINKIRWCQTANGAVFLLSTNDKTIKFWKVQEKKMKKISEINVDSGKAAGNGGIASSSVSSSSKKFLANGDCSDPSYNSLSNELSFPPGGLPSLRLPVVTSGETNLLARCRRVYAHAHDYHINSISNNSDGETFISADDLRINLWNLEISNQSFNIVDVKPTNMEDLTEVITSAEFHPTHCNMLAYSSSKGSIRLIDLRQSALCDSHSKIFEEQEAPGSRSFFTEIIASISDVKFARDGRYLLSRDYMSLKLWDVNMDSGPVATFQVHEYLRPKLCDLYENDSIFDKFECCLSGDGLRVATGSYSNLFRIFGCAQGSTEATTLEASKNPMRQVQTPARPTRSLTSSISRVVRRGAESPGADANGNSFDFTTKLLHLAWHPSENSIACAAANSLYMYYA
- the LOC125189097 gene encoding serine/threonine protein phosphatase 2A 55 kDa regulatory subunit B beta isoform isoform X5 — protein: MDSGDGGEVASAAAGPPTPLEWKFSQVFGERAAGEEVQEVDIISAIEFDKSGDHLATGDRGGRVVLFERTDAKEHGGNRRDLEKMDYQVSRHPEFRYKTEFQSHEPEFDYLKSLEIEEKINKIRWCQTANGAVFLLSTNDKTIKFWKVQEKKMKKISEINVDSDPSYNSLSNELSFPPGGLPSLRLPVVVTSGETNLLARCRRVYAHAHDYHINSISNNSDGETFISADDLRINLWNLEISNQSFNIVDVKPTNMEDLTEVITSAEFHPTHCNMLAYSSSKGSIRLIDLRQSALCDSHSKIFEEQEAPGSRSFFTEIIASISDVKFARDGRYLLSRDYMSLKLWDVNMDSGPVATFQVHEYLRPKLCDLYENDSIFDKFECCLSGDGLRVATGSYSNLFRIFGCAQGSTEATTLEASKNPMRRQVQTPARPTRSLTSSISRVVRRGAESPGADANGNSFDFTTKLLHLAWHPSENSIACAAANSLYMYYA
- the LOC125189097 gene encoding serine/threonine protein phosphatase 2A 55 kDa regulatory subunit B beta isoform isoform X6 gives rise to the protein MDSGDGGEVASAAAGPPTPLEWKFSQVFGERAAGEEVQEVDIISAIEFDKSGDHLATGDRGGRVVLFERTDAKEHGGNRRDLEKMDYQVSRHPEFRYKTEFQSHEPEFDYLKSLEIEEKINKIRWCQTANGAVFLLSTNDKTIKFWKVQEKKMKKISEINVDSDPSYNSLSNELSFPPGGLPSLRLPVVTSGETNLLARCRRVYAHAHDYHINSISNNSDGETFISADDLRINLWNLEISNQSFNIVDVKPTNMEDLTEVITSAEFHPTHCNMLAYSSSKGSIRLIDLRQSALCDSHSKIFEEQEAPGSRSFFTEIIASISDVKFARDGRYLLSRDYMSLKLWDVNMDSGPVATFQVHEYLRPKLCDLYENDSIFDKFECCLSGDGLRVATGSYSNLFRIFGCAQGSTEATTLEASKNPMRRQVQTPARPTRSLTSSISRVVRRGAESPGADANGNSFDFTTKLLHLAWHPSENSIACAAANSLYMYYA
- the LOC125189097 gene encoding serine/threonine protein phosphatase 2A 55 kDa regulatory subunit B beta isoform isoform X2 — its product is MDSGDGGEVASAAAGPPTPLEWKFSQVFGERAAGEEVQEVDIISAIEFDKSGDHLATGDRGGRVVLFERTDAKEHGGNRRDLEKMDYQVSRHPEFRYKTEFQSHEPEFDYLKSLEIEEKINKIRWCQTANGAVFLLSTNDKTIKFWKVQEKKMKKISEINVDSGKAAGNGGIASSSVSSSSKKFLANGDCSDPSYNSLSNELSFPPGGLPSLRLPVVTSGETNLLARCRRVYAHAHDYHINSISNNSDGETFISADDLRINLWNLEISNQSFNIVDVKPTNMEDLTEVITSAEFHPTHCNMLAYSSSKGSIRLIDLRQSALCDSHSKIFEEQEAPGSRSFFTEIIASISDVKFARDGRYLLSRDYMSLKLWDVNMDSGPVATFQVHEYLRPKLCDLYENDSIFDKFECCLSGDGLRVATGSYSNLFRIFGCAQGSTEATTLEASKNPMRRQVQTPARPTRSLTSSISRVVRRGAESPGADANGNSFDFTTKLLHLAWHPSENSIACAAANSLYMYYA
- the LOC125189097 gene encoding serine/threonine protein phosphatase 2A 55 kDa regulatory subunit B beta isoform isoform X1, which encodes MDSGDGGEVASAAAGPPTPLEWKFSQVFGERAAGEEVQEVDIISAIEFDKSGDHLATGDRGGRVVLFERTDAKEHGGNRRDLEKMDYQVSRHPEFRYKTEFQSHEPEFDYLKSLEIEEKINKIRWCQTANGAVFLLSTNDKTIKFWKVQEKKMKKISEINVDSGKAAGNGGIASSSVSSSSKKFLANGDCSDPSYNSLSNELSFPPGGLPSLRLPVVVTSGETNLLARCRRVYAHAHDYHINSISNNSDGETFISADDLRINLWNLEISNQSFNIVDVKPTNMEDLTEVITSAEFHPTHCNMLAYSSSKGSIRLIDLRQSALCDSHSKIFEEQEAPGSRSFFTEIIASISDVKFARDGRYLLSRDYMSLKLWDVNMDSGPVATFQVHEYLRPKLCDLYENDSIFDKFECCLSGDGLRVATGSYSNLFRIFGCAQGSTEATTLEASKNPMRRQVQTPARPTRSLTSSISRVVRRGAESPGADANGNSFDFTTKLLHLAWHPSENSIACAAANSLYMYYA
- the LOC125189097 gene encoding serine/threonine protein phosphatase 2A 55 kDa regulatory subunit B beta isoform isoform X3 is translated as MDSGDGGEVASAAAGPPTPLEWKFSQVFGERAAGEEVQEVDIISAIEFDKSGDHLATGDRGGRVVLFERTDAKEHGGNRRDLEKMDYQVSRHPEFRYKTEFQSHEPEFDYLKSLEIEEKINKIRWCQTANGAVFLLSTNDKTIKFWKVQEKKMKKISEINVDSGKAAGNGGIASSSVSSSSKKFLANGDCSDPSYNSLSNELSFPPGGLPSLRLPVVVTSGETNLLARCRRVYAHAHDYHINSISNNSDGETFISADDLRINLWNLEISNQSFNIVDVKPTNMEDLTEVITSAEFHPTHCNMLAYSSSKGSIRLIDLRQSALCDSHSKIFEEQEAPGSRSFFTEIIASISDVKFARDGRYLLSRDYMSLKLWDVNMDSGPVATFQVHEYLRPKLCDLYENDSIFDKFECCLSGDGLRVATGSYSNLFRIFGCAQGSTEATTLEASKNPMRQVQTPARPTRSLTSSISRVVRRGAESPGADANGNSFDFTTKLLHLAWHPSENSIACAAANSLYMYYA